The Acidithiobacillus sp. genome contains the following window.
TGGTCGAGACTGATGATGGCCTGTTCCAGGATGTTCACAGTAATGTATGGCTTCTCTACCTTTAATCGCTGGTAACGGGCGCGGGTGAGGACCAGTACCTGAGTATCGTCACTCTTGGCGAGGATGCGGGCGCTACGTGGCTGACGATCGAAAAAAGACATCTCTCCAGCCATCTCCCCATCACGTACCCGGACCACTTCTACTTCGTCGCCATCGGCGGTGTGGTGAATAATGGCCATTTCACCCTTGACGCAGAAGAACAGGGCCTCCCCTAACGTACCCCATTCGGCAATCACCTGGTCCATGTGGAACTGGGCATGGGTGACATATTCTGCAAGGGTCTGGATCTCGCTGATGGTCAGAGACTGCGCCAGATGATGCTGTTTGAGAAATTGCGCGATTTCTACATGGGCAATGCCAGGCATGGTTCGTTCCTCTGGAAAGCAGATTTTCCATCATTATAAGGGTGGAAGATGGGTGAGGGACAGTACCATGCCACATTTTGAATCCTGCTGGCTCCTCGCGGTACAATGCGCCACTACCTCCAACGAGCAATCCCATGACACGTCCCAGTGGAAGAAGTGCTGACGCCTTGCGTCCGGTACAAGTCACCCGCAATTTTACCAAACATGCCGAGGGCTCGGTGCTAATAGCCTGCGGCGACACCAAAGTGCTGTGCACCGCCAGCGTCGAAGAAAAGGTGCCGCCCTTCCTGCGCGGCGCGGGCAAGGGCTGGGTGACTGCAGAATATAGTATGTTACCACGCGCAACCCGGGAGCGGGTCGCACGGGAGTCCGCTAAGGGACGCATCGGCGGACGCACCCACGAAATTCAACGTCTCATCGGCCGTAGCCTGCGTGCCGCCGTAGATTTGCAGGCCTTAGGCGAACGCACCATCTGGGTGGATTGTGATGTGCTTCAGGCCGATGGCGGTACCCGCACCGCGAGTATCACCGGCGCTTGTCTGGCGGTGGCCGATGCTCTGCAGCATCTGCGCGCGACGGGGCGGATTCAGAATAGTCCATTGCGGGACTGGGTGGCGGCTGTTTCGGTGGGGATATACCAGGGACAGGCGGTGCTGGATCTCGACTATGCCGAAGACAGCAATGCCGATGTGGATATGAATGTGGTGATGACCGGTGCAGGCGCATTTGTAGAAGTGCAGGGTACTGCTGAGGGCGCGGTATTCAGTGCGGAACAAATGGCGGAAATGCTGGGGCTGGCGCGCAAAGGGGTCGCTGAGTTGGTGGCGCGTCAGCATCGGGAGTGTCCGGAAGCCCGTTCATGACGCCCTTGCTGCTGGCCACGGGCAATGTCGGCAAAGTGCGTGAACTGCAACCGTTGCTCGCCGCCCATGGCTTTGCAGTGGTCAGTCAAGCGGAACTGGGTATTTCCAGTATTGCAGAAACCGGGGCCACCTTTGTTGAAAATGCCTTGCTTAAGGCACGTCACGCCGCTTCAGAAAGTGGTATGGCGGCGCTCGCCGAAGATTCCGGGCTTTGTGTGCCCTATCTGCAGGGGGCGCCCGGCCTTTACTCCGCACGCTATGCTGGCCCAGAGGCCAGTGACGCCGCCAACAATACCAAGTTGCTGACGATGCTGGCAGAGGCGCGGGGAGAGGCCCGTGCTGCTTATTATGTGGCTTGCATGGTCTTTTTGGAATCCGCGGCTGACCCCTCGCCTCTGGTGGCCCAGGGCTTCTGGCGGGGAGCTATTGGTGAGCATCCTGCCGGTGACGGCGGGTTTGGTTACGACCCCCTATTTTGGCCAGCGGGCGGGCTACGCAGTGCAGCGCAGCGTGGTCTGGAAGAAAAAAATGAGTGCAGCCATCGTGCGGTGGCGCTACGCAGACTGATAGAACTACTGACGGAACGTCAGACCCCCCAGCCACTATCACTCAGTAACTGACGCAGGCGAGTCAGGGCCCGTACCTGCAGTTGCCTTACTGCCTCGCGACTGACACCCATCCGCTCGGCGACGGCCTCCAGGGTCATGGGCGCATCGCCATGCATGCCGTAGCGAAACACCATGACTTCCCGTTGCTTTTCGTTAAGTTCTGTCAGATGCCCACGCAGCGCTTTGCAGATGGCGTCGCGGTCGTACTCGCTATCAGGACCAGAAATGTCACCGGCCACTTGTTCGATACGGCTTGGCCCATCGGACAATTCTTCGTCGAGAGAGAAGACACGAATGTCGGCGAAATCCAGGGCGCGCATGGTACTCTCGCGTACCCCAAGCGCTTCGCGACGCTGCTCCCGGCGCACATCGGTGCTGCTATCTTCTTCCTCTCCGCGCTGCATATAAGCGTGCAGGGACTTGGCAAGATAGTCAGGCAGACGTATGAAGCGGGAGCGGATGAGCGCCCGTTGCATGGCCTCGCGAATCCACCAGGTCGCGTAGCTGGAAAAACGTGTCCCGAGCCCTTCCCGAAATCGATCGGCGGCTCGCAACAGGCCCATATAACCCTCCTGAAGGAGGTCCTCCTGACTGAGCCCTTTGTTGCGATAACCGCGGGCGACCGCCCTCACCAACGGCATGTGGGCAGAGATGAGGGTGGTGCGAGCGCATTCGTCGCCCTGGCGCAGGCGATGAATGAGTTGCAGCTCCTGCTTCTGGCTGAGAAACGGTCCACTGTTCTCGTCATCTATAAAATCATCAAGAGGCGGTGGATCAATGGCGGGCCCCATATCAGGAATGTCTGAATCCATGAGCTCTCTAGCTTCAGTATACATTTTGGCCTCTTGCTTTGATTAGAAAGTGTTGTAACATTGTAATCTAATAATATAATTTAACAGGGATTTCCGTTTTCCTGTATTAGGATTCTTTTTGATCTGCCTGTCAAGGGCCTGCAACTGTTGCCTTGCGGTTTTGGCAACAATGTTGCCGCCATCGCGAAAAATAATGCACTTATAGCTGAGGAGCATTCTCGGGTGTCCACGTCTTTTTGACTATGCCCCTTGATCTGCCTATAATCTCGCCCTTTCTTGTCACCCTTATCCAAAGAGGTCGGAATTCTTCTATGCCAACTGTTCGCGTCAAAGAAAATGAGCCCTTCGAAGTTGCGCTGCGGCG
Protein-coding sequences here:
- a CDS encoding sigma-70 family RNA polymerase sigma factor, with product MYTEARELMDSDIPDMGPAIDPPPLDDFIDDENSGPFLSQKQELQLIHRLRQGDECARTTLISAHMPLVRAVARGYRNKGLSQEDLLQEGYMGLLRAADRFREGLGTRFSSYATWWIREAMQRALIRSRFIRLPDYLAKSLHAYMQRGEEEDSSTDVRREQRREALGVRESTMRALDFADIRVFSLDEELSDGPSRIEQVAGDISGPDSEYDRDAICKALRGHLTELNEKQREVMVFRYGMHGDAPMTLEAVAERMGVSREAVRQLQVRALTRLRQLLSDSGWGV
- the rph gene encoding ribonuclease PH — translated: MTRPSGRSADALRPVQVTRNFTKHAEGSVLIACGDTKVLCTASVEEKVPPFLRGAGKGWVTAEYSMLPRATRERVARESAKGRIGGRTHEIQRLIGRSLRAAVDLQALGERTIWVDCDVLQADGGTRTASITGACLAVADALQHLRATGRIQNSPLRDWVAAVSVGIYQGQAVLDLDYAEDSNADVDMNVVMTGAGAFVEVQGTAEGAVFSAEQMAEMLGLARKGVAELVARQHRECPEARS
- the rdgB gene encoding RdgB/HAM1 family non-canonical purine NTP pyrophosphatase, with protein sequence MTPLLLATGNVGKVRELQPLLAAHGFAVVSQAELGISSIAETGATFVENALLKARHAASESGMAALAEDSGLCVPYLQGAPGLYSARYAGPEASDAANNTKLLTMLAEARGEARAAYYVACMVFLESAADPSPLVAQGFWRGAIGEHPAGDGGFGYDPLFWPAGGLRSAAQRGLEEKNECSHRAVALRRLIELLTERQTPQPLSLSN
- a CDS encoding Crp/Fnr family transcriptional regulator → MPGIAHVEIAQFLKQHHLAQSLTISEIQTLAEYVTHAQFHMDQVIAEWGTLGEALFFCVKGEMAIIHHTADGDEVEVVRVRDGEMAGEMSFFDRQPRSARILAKSDDTQVLVLTRARYQRLKVEKPYITVNILEQAIISLDHLFRSLSQNYTDFSTYIYGKGKR